The DNA region ATGCAGACCATGAAACAATGAATCCATCTGAAGCGAAACCCGAATATTTTCGACGGAAGGAAGGATAGACAATGTCGGGAAATGCTATTTCACGGCGGAGAATGCTCAAAACGACGGCTGCATCGCTTGCCGCCGGGACGGCATCTGTCAAGCCGCTGTTTGCTGCGCAGAAAGCCCCGGGAGAGACCAGGGTTCTCTTTCTTGTCGGTGATTACTACCATAACGCCAACACCCAGGAATACCACTGGCGGGAGGTTCTTGGGCCGACCGGATGGCGGCTCATGTTCGCCCAGTCTCCTGATTTCATCACTCCCGGTGTTCTCGATGATACCGATCTTTTTGTTCTCTGCCGATATGCCACCGCGACTCAGACCATCAACCTGTCGCTCGGATGGTCGCCCGATAAGATTATCGAAAAACGGCCCGCTCCTCCCGCTTTCATGACGCCGGAGTTCGAAAATGCCATTGTCGGGCGTGTCAACCGGGGCATGGGACTGCTATCGATTCACTGCTCGATATGGAACCCGGAAAGCAAAAAATACCTCGACCTGCTCGGAGTCGAAAAACCGGTCATGCACGGCCCGGTTGTGCCCGCGACCGTATACGACCTCAACCAGAGCCATCCCGTAACGAAAGGTATCGAGCCGTTCGATACGGGCGAGGACGAGGTTTTCGATGCCGTCATGAAGCCCGGGCAGTTCACACCCCTGTTCAGGTCGAAACAGGAAAATCCTGCGCGGGACGCCATAGGCGGGTGGTGCCGCGAGGCCGGCAGCGGACGTGTGGTTGCTCTTATGCCGGGACACACGCCGGGACCGTACCAGAAGAAACCGTTCAAGGAAATCATGTGGCGGTCGGCGCACTGGGCGCTGAAACGGGATATTCCGCCGTCCGGTATCAGGGAGGGGTATTGATACGGGAGCGGGGCAACACGACTCGGATGCCGATCCGCTCAGTGGGGATACTATGTCAAGCATTCATATGAATTTGCTGATAGAAGACTTACGGGAAATACGGTATATTGAATACGGTTGACAGGGAGAGAACCATACACAGCATTCATACAGAAAGGTGATATGTATGCAATCTGAGAAAAGACCAAACCGCCGTACCGCGCTCAAAACGGGCCTGGCAACGGTTGCTGCGGGATTCACCGTAACGAAACGGACTCAT from bacterium includes:
- a CDS encoding ThuA domain-containing protein, encoding MSGNAISRRRMLKTTAASLAAGTASVKPLFAAQKAPGETRVLFLVGDYYHNANTQEYHWREVLGPTGWRLMFAQSPDFITPGVLDDTDLFVLCRYATATQTINLSLGWSPDKIIEKRPAPPAFMTPEFENAIVGRVNRGMGLLSIHCSIWNPESKKYLDLLGVEKPVMHGPVVPATVYDLNQSHPVTKGIEPFDTGEDEVFDAVMKPGQFTPLFRSKQENPARDAIGGWCREAGSGRVVALMPGHTPGPYQKKPFKEIMWRSAHWALKRDIPPSGIREGY